Genomic DNA from Dehalococcoidia bacterium:
CCGGGTCGCCGGCCTGGTGGCCACCCCTATCATCCGCAATATGGGGACCATCGGCGGCAACCTCTGCCTGGACACCCGCTGCAACTATTACAACCAGACCTTCCCCTGGCGCCAGGCCCTGGGCTTCTGCCTGAAGGAGGCCGGGGAGATATGCCAGGTGGCCCCTGGCAACGACCGCTGCTGGGCCGTCTCCTCCTCGGATACGCCCCCGGTGGCCGTAGCCCTGGGGGCCAAGCTGCGGCTGGTCAGCCGCCGGGGCGAGAGGCTGCTGGAGGCCCAAGAGTTCTACCGGGAGGATGGCATCGAATACCTGAACAAGGCCCCCGATGAAATAGTAACGGAGGTCCTCCTGCCCCCCGCCGATGGCCTTAAGAGCACCTACAGGAAGCTGCGGCGCCGGGGCTCCTTCGACTTCCCCATCCTAGGGGTGGCCGTGGCCCTACGCTGGGAGGATGGCGCCTGTCGAGATGTGCGTATCGTCCTGGGGGCTGTGGCCTCGGCACCCCTCAGGGCCCGGGGGGCCGAGGAGGCCCTGGAGGGCCATCCCCTGACCGCTGAGATCATCCAGGAGGCCGCCAAGCGGGCCTACAGGCTGGCCAAGCCCCTGGATAACACCGACCTGGTCCACTACTACCGGAAGCAGATGATCCGGGTCTACGTGGCCGAGGCCCTGGCGGAGCTAGCGGGCCTCCCCCCTCCGTAAAACAAGGGCCATAAGGGGTCGGCCCTCCTTCAAGACCTGGCTTGGCTCTAGCAGCCGACCGCCTTGAAGCCCTATTGGATCCCGGCCACCTCGATGGCTATGGGCATCGGATTGGCGATCATGTAGACGCCGGGGGCGCAGCGTTTGGCCCGCTCACCGATCTCCAGCAGGGCGGCCAGGGTCTGGGGGTCGTTGGGCCTGGCCTCGATCCTCACCCGCAAGGGGCCCGCCGGGGGTAGCTCCTCGTTCTCGGTCAGGAGGCGGGTGAAGTTCACGTCCGTCTCCACCGTTACCGCCACCTCCTCCAGGTCCAGGCCCCGCTGGGCCCCCAGGAGGAGGATAGCGCCGGCGAGGCAGGTGGCCATGCCGAAAAGCTCCTGCTGGACGGGCAGGGGCTTGTGGGGGGTTTGGCCAGGCCCGAAGAAGACCCCCGGCAGGTCCGCCTCCATGACAAACTTCTCCCCGGTGGAGAGGCGGGTAGGGCCCTGAAAGCTGGGGCTTCCCATCTCCCGCTTCCAAAGGGCCCGGGCCCGGGTCAGGAGGGTTACCTCCTGAGGGTTGGCCCGGGCCCGGGCGGCGTAGTTGCCCAGGGTCTCCAGGTCGATGCAGTTGAGCTGGACGGTTACCTTCTCGGCCATCTTTCCCCTCCTGATGCTATTCGCCGTGTGGGGGCGCCACGTGCGGCTTTCGCCTCCAGACCTTTTCAGGTCCACAAGGCCAGGCGCCGCTACCTGCCCCTGGTACTTCATCCGGTGACCTGGTCCGGTTCCCGGACTCACCCTGCCGCCCCAGGATTGGCGGAGTCCCCTTCCTCAGGGGGCTCTCCCACTCGGGGGGAGATACCCTTCTCCTCTCTTCGCAGCCAGCCTTCCTACCAGCATCACAGCCAGCTGTCAACATGGTTATCGTGTATCCAGACCTGCCTGCTCCAATTGCCAGCGACGGCAGCCAAAGAGGAGCATCTTCCTCACAGAATCTCCAACTATCACTCTTAGCTCGTCTACACCATCAGGATCTTCTCGGAGTCAATGCCTTAGCAGCCGCCTGGATAAGCCTCGCCGACAGAGCAGGACGCCAGCACGCAGGAATCAACGTACCAGTGCCGGACCGTCGACCGGCGCCTCCCTGAAGCCTTCACAATGTCCCCGGTCTCATCGATACTCCTGCTGCCCACAAGAGGCCGTGCTGTTGTATTGCCAGCTCTGGTACCTATCTCCCAGGCGTCCCATTTCCCGGGATAATAGAGGACCACGCAACATCTATAATTGGACAGAGACTGTTTGAAAAGTTGGGGTGGGCTTGTCTTGCAAAGGCTGGATGGTAGACTGCTTATGCCATGGGCAGGGATGGGGAGCGATTGCGGCAGGCGTTCTGGGCCTGCCTGGAGGTGGCCCAGGCCCATCGCCAGGGCAGGGGCCCAGGGCGCAGGCGGGGCCACCCCTGGGCCTACGGCTGGGACCTCTATCTCGCCCTCCTCCTCTTCCGGGCCTACCTGCGGGCCACCTACCGGGAGACGGTGGCCATCTATCAGGGGCTCTTCCCAGACCACCCCTGCCCCTCCTTGAAAGTCCCTGCACCGGTTCGCCAAGGGGGTAAGGGAGGAGGAGCTGAGGGGCCTCCTGCGGGGGCTCAGGGAGAGGCTCCTGCCCCTCTTGCCCAAGGAGGAGACACTGCTTCTTATGGACAGCACGGGGCTGGCCCACCGCAGCAAGGGGCAGCGGCTCAGGTGGCGGCGGGGGTGTGAGCAGAGGCAGGTGCGGGGCCACAGCCGCCTCCTCTGCCTGGTGCGCTACTACCGTGGCAGGAGGCTTCTGGTGCTGGAGGAGGTGGCCGTAGGCCCCGCCTACGCCTCGGACGTGAGGCTTGGGCTCAGGACCCTCGGGCAGGCCGGGGCCGGTGGGAAGTTGCTGGCCGATAGAGCCCTGGGCAGCCGGGCCAT
This window encodes:
- a CDS encoding OsmC family protein; this encodes MAEKVTVQLNCIDLETLGNYAARARANPQEVTLLTRARALWKREMGSPSFQGPTRLSTGEKFVMEADLPGVFFGPGQTPHKPLPVQQELFGMATCLAGAILLLGAQRGLDLEEVAVTVETDVNFTRLLTENEELPPAGPLRVRIEARPNDPQTLAALLEIGERAKRCAPGVYMIANPMPIAIEVAGIQ
- a CDS encoding FAD binding domain-containing protein; amino-acid sequence: MRGIKSWAGLEAAPASPTSRWPRGVQAHTRSRAPAFTLSLPKIANRTCDSHVLTPRSPQEACQMLSEEGAWPLAGGTDLLPNMKRQQMHPKTLVGLRRLRELRGLGGDPRQGVTIGAAATLAEVSSHPAILAGYPALARVAGLVATPIIRNMGTIGGNLCLDTRCNYYNQTFPWRQALGFCLKEAGEICQVAPGNDRCWAVSSSDTPPVAVALGAKLRLVSRRGERLLEAQEFYREDGIEYLNKAPDEIVTEVLLPPADGLKSTYRKLRRRGSFDFPILGVAVALRWEDGACRDVRIVLGAVASAPLRARGAEEALEGHPLTAEIIQEAAKRAYRLAKPLDNTDLVHYYRKQMIRVYVAEALAELAGLPPP